The genomic segment CGAGCCTGCAAGCCACGATTGAAGCCTTGCAAAGTTGATACGTTTGCAGCAATTTCAAATTTGGGATCCGAAATTTCCATGTTCAATCTTTCAAGACAAATTGCATTGGTCACAGGCGGCTCGCAAGGCATTGGCCGCGCCATCGCGCTGACGCTGGCTGAACTTGGCGCGGATGTGGCCGTGATGGCTCGCACGCTGGAAAAATGCGAAGCCGTTGCCGAAGAAATCCGTGCGAAAGGCTGCCGCGCCGTCGCTGTGCGTGGCGATATGGCCAGCGCCGAAGACATCAAAGCCGCCGTCGCCAAAGTCGGTGAAGAACTTGGCCCGATTTCCATTCTCGTCAACAACGCAGCAATTACGCGCGATGGGTTGATGCTCCGAATGAAACAAACCGATTGGGAAGAAGTCATCAACACGAACTTGACTGGGGTGTTTCTGGCGACGCAAGCCGTGTTGCCGATGATGACCAAGGCTCGTAAAGGCCGCATTATCAATCTGACTTCCGTCGTGGCGCAGATGGGAAATGCCGGCCAGGTCAATTACATCTCAGCCAAATCCGGGCTGATTGGATTTACGAAAGCCGTTGCGCGCGAATACGCCTCGCGCAACATCACGGTCAACGCCGTCGCACCGGGATTTATCGAAACGCCGATGACGGCTGTGCTTGGCGAAGCGGCGCGTAGCGCCATGCTCGAACAGATTCCGCTAAAACGACCGGGAACAGACCTCGATGTAGCCTATGCTGTTGCGTTTTTGGCCTCAGATGAGGCAGGCTATATCACCGGTCAGGTAATCAACATCAATGGTGGTATGTACATGTGATTGTCGATCGCGGATTGCAGAAAATCGGCAGTCCGCAGTTTGCAATCCGCAATCTAAAATCACGACTTGGAGGAATTCATGGCAGATTCAATTATTGAGAAAGTAAAACAGATTATCGTGGATGAACTCGGTGTAGACGAATCCGAAGTCACTGATAACGCGCGGTTTATTGACGACCTGGGCGCGGATTCACTCGACACGGTGGAACTGGTGATGCGATTCGAAGAAGAGTTCGGCATCGAAATTCCTGACGAAGAAGCTGAAAAGATTCAGAGCGTCGGCGACGCTTTCCGCTACATTGAAGAGCACAGGAAATAATTCCCTGCGCTGGCGTACGGCATCGCCCGCAAAATTGAGCCACAAAAAGGCACAAAACTTACAAAAGCCAACTCCGCCTTGGGTTACTTTTGTGGTGCAATTGCTTTTTTGTGGCTGATTGTCTTTACAGATATTTCCGAAGGGGAAGGACGTCGTGAACAACGAAATGATAAAGAGGCGCGTTGTTGTCACTGGTATCGGGTTGGTTAGCCCATTGGGCAACAATACGGAAGAAACCTGGGCGGGTTTGACGGCCGGACGCAGTGGGGTTGATTACATTGCGCGTTTCGATACCAGTCAGCACAAGGTCAAATTCGCCGCTGAAACCAAACACTTCGATCCGGGCAAGTTCATCGAAAAGAAAGAGTTGAAGAAGATGGATTACTTTATCTTCTTTGCGATTGCCGGTTCAAAGGAGGCGCTGGAAGATTCCGGGTTGAAAATTACCGATGGAAACGCCGATCTGATTGGCGCTTACATCGGAAGCGGCATTGGCGGTTTTGGCGTTTTTGAGCGCGAACACACCAAGATGTTGGAAGGCGGCCCGGATCGCATTTCCCCGTTTTTTATTCCGGCTTCGATTGTCAACCTGGCTTCGGGCTATGTTTCGATTTACACAGGCGCCAAAGGCCCGAATTCGGCAACGGCTACGGCCTGCAGTTCCGGCGCGCACGCCATCGGAGACAGTTTCAAAATCATCCAGCGCGGAGACGCTGTGGCCATGATTTGTGGTGGCACCGAAGGCGCAATTACTCCCATGTCGGTCGGAGGATTTGCGGCAATGCGCGCGCTTTCGACCCGGAACGATGACCCGCAACGAGCTTCGCGCCCCTTTGACAAAGACCGTGACGGGTTCGTCATCGGAGAAGGTGCAGGCATTTTGGTTTTGGAGGAATTGGAGCACGCCAAAGCCCGCGGCGCCAAGATTTATGCCGAAGTCGTTGGGTATGGAATGTCGGCTGACGCTTTCCATATCACGTTGCCGGACATGGACGGTCCGCGTCGTGTGATGTTGAAAACAGTTAAAGACGCGGGAGTGACTCCCGATCGAGTGGATTACATCAACGTC from the Acidobacteriota bacterium genome contains:
- the fabG gene encoding 3-oxoacyl-[acyl-carrier-protein] reductase, with translation MFNLSRQIALVTGGSQGIGRAIALTLAELGADVAVMARTLEKCEAVAEEIRAKGCRAVAVRGDMASAEDIKAAVAKVGEELGPISILVNNAAITRDGLMLRMKQTDWEEVINTNLTGVFLATQAVLPMMTKARKGRIINLTSVVAQMGNAGQVNYISAKSGLIGFTKAVAREYASRNITVNAVAPGFIETPMTAVLGEAARSAMLEQIPLKRPGTDLDVAYAVAFLASDEAGYITGQVININGGMYM
- a CDS encoding acyl carrier protein, encoding MADSIIEKVKQIIVDELGVDESEVTDNARFIDDLGADSLDTVELVMRFEEEFGIEIPDEEAEKIQSVGDAFRYIEEHRK
- the fabF gene encoding beta-ketoacyl-ACP synthase II: MIKRRVVVTGIGLVSPLGNNTEETWAGLTAGRSGVDYIARFDTSQHKVKFAAETKHFDPGKFIEKKELKKMDYFIFFAIAGSKEALEDSGLKITDGNADLIGAYIGSGIGGFGVFEREHTKMLEGGPDRISPFFIPASIVNLASGYVSIYTGAKGPNSATATACSSGAHAIGDSFKIIQRGDAVAMICGGTEGAITPMSVGGFAAMRALSTRNDDPQRASRPFDKDRDGFVIGEGAGILVLEELEHAKARGAKIYAEVVGYGMSADAFHITLPDMDGPRRVMLKTVKDAGVTPDRVDYINVHGTSTPVGDANETKAIKAAFGDHAYKLALSSTKSMTGHLLGGAGGLEAGITALAVYNQLLPPTINYETADPDCDLDCVPNQARPSKVTYALSNSFGFGGTNAALLFKRYHE